Proteins encoded by one window of Candidatus Omnitrophota bacterium:
- a CDS encoding WecB/TagA/CpsF family glycosyltransferase: MDRIELLGVQIDNLSWEEALERIHAMILSGEPHHIVTPAIEQVVRARRDPEFYRVYNAADLVVADGMQIVFASRWHKTPLKDRITGVDLIPAICRLAAREGYSVYFLGGKEGVAAEAAQRLQNEIPSLRVAGVLSPPFGFDADPAAEAEAIKAVRQARPDVLFVAMRSPRMETWIDRRKQELGVPVMIGIGGAFDFITGREKRAPQWMQRLGMEGLHRFLHRPRDIGKRLLAHAPYFFFLLADRFTYRTQKRAASCIRPAMLALGDAALGPLCFLFSYWLYFRSGIFPNAADPFPERALLDMPAYSDLLIFVSILGVLSMGINRLYRRDKYAAPAALALRLLKVSFMTVFLLIGFQFVFKDIFKPYNFRGFSRVVFGFFALSYFSALFLWREAFRRFEFFLHKSGFNLDRIIVVGTNRSACEIAEAMTQRPEWGNLPLGFLSTAESPENPNVQAPIIGEIRDLQRLLPARKVDEVLIADNAIPMSGLLEIVEICRKNRVTLSIIPTIHELLGVSSEIKRIGDYRVITVTPSREIAGMLSRGGKTP, translated from the coding sequence ATGGACCGGATCGAACTGCTCGGCGTACAAATCGATAACCTGTCGTGGGAGGAAGCCCTCGAACGCATCCACGCTATGATTCTCAGCGGTGAGCCTCACCATATCGTTACGCCCGCCATCGAACAGGTGGTGCGGGCGCGCCGCGATCCGGAATTCTATCGAGTTTATAACGCCGCCGACTTGGTGGTGGCGGACGGTATGCAGATTGTATTCGCTTCCCGTTGGCACAAAACCCCCTTGAAAGACCGGATCACAGGCGTGGATTTGATACCCGCGATTTGCCGCCTTGCTGCCCGCGAAGGCTATTCCGTCTATTTCTTGGGCGGGAAAGAGGGCGTGGCCGCTGAAGCGGCCCAGCGATTGCAAAATGAGATTCCCAGCTTACGCGTGGCGGGAGTTCTAAGCCCTCCTTTCGGCTTCGACGCCGATCCCGCCGCCGAAGCGGAAGCCATAAAAGCCGTGCGCCAAGCCCGCCCCGACGTTCTTTTCGTCGCCATGAGAAGTCCGCGCATGGAGACTTGGATCGATAGACGAAAACAGGAACTGGGCGTTCCCGTCATGATCGGCATAGGCGGCGCTTTCGATTTCATTACAGGCCGCGAAAAAAGAGCTCCTCAATGGATGCAGCGGCTGGGAATGGAAGGATTGCATCGCTTTCTTCATCGGCCCAGGGACATCGGCAAGCGGCTGCTGGCTCATGCCCCCTATTTTTTCTTCCTGCTCGCCGATCGATTTACCTACCGCACGCAGAAGCGCGCCGCTTCCTGCATCCGGCCCGCCATGTTGGCGTTAGGGGACGCCGCGCTGGGTCCTCTGTGTTTTCTCTTCTCCTATTGGCTCTATTTTCGCAGCGGAATTTTCCCTAACGCCGCCGATCCTTTCCCGGAACGAGCGCTATTGGACATGCCCGCCTACAGCGACTTGTTGATTTTCGTTTCCATCCTCGGAGTTCTCTCGATGGGAATCAACCGGTTGTATCGGCGAGATAAATATGCAGCGCCCGCCGCGCTGGCTTTGCGATTGCTTAAAGTCTCTTTTATGACGGTTTTTCTTTTAATCGGCTTCCAGTTCGTTTTCAAAGATATTTTTAAGCCCTATAATTTTCGCGGTTTTTCCCGCGTCGTTTTCGGATTCTTCGCATTGTCCTATTTTTCGGCGTTATTTCTTTGGAGAGAGGCTTTTCGGCGGTTCGAATTTTTTCTTCATAAAAGTGGATTCAATCTGGATCGGATCATCGTCGTAGGAACCAACCGATCCGCCTGCGAAATCGCGGAAGCGATGACGCAACGGCCCGAATGGGGGAACCTTCCGTTGGGATTTTTATCCACGGCGGAATCGCCTGAAAATCCCAACGTCCAGGCGCCCATTATAGGAGAGATTCGCGATTTGCAACGCTTGCTTCCCGCGCGCAAGGTGGATGAGGTCTTGATCGCCGATAACGCCATCCCTATGAGCGGCTTATTGGAAATCGTAGAAATATGCCGCAAAAATCGCGTAACGTTGAGCATTATTCCCACCATCCACGAGTTGCTGGGCGTCTCCTCCGAAATCAAACGCATCGGCGATTATCGCGTGATCACCGTTACGCCTAGCCGGGAAATTGCGGGAATGCTCTCTCGCGGCGGGAAAACGCCATGA
- a CDS encoding DUF4258 domain-containing protein, which yields MISLFDIRNQLASGRFEFSRHAFKRAIERNISDLEIMEAGENAIIIEEYPEDKYSPSLLLLGFTQRNRPLHLQVTSTDETLVKIITFYEPDENHWDNSLRRK from the coding sequence TTGATATCTCTTTTCGATATACGCAATCAACTTGCTTCAGGGAGATTCGAGTTTAGCCGACACGCCTTTAAACGAGCGATCGAACGCAATATAAGCGATTTGGAAATTATGGAAGCGGGGGAAAATGCTATAATTATCGAAGAATATCCTGAAGATAAATATTCTCCCAGCCTATTATTGCTTGGATTTACGCAACGAAATCGGCCGCTTCACTTGCAGGTGACGAGTACGGACGAGACGCTCGTAAAAATCATCACTTTCTATGAGCCTGACGAGAATCATTGGGATAATTCCTTGCGGAGAAAGTAA
- a CDS encoding YgiT-type zinc finger protein, with the protein MFQCHICGSTEYRDGTAQEILMIEGHPILVENIPAIICVRCGESIFSRETTEKIRQMIHGNAQPVKSMTMNVYEYVP; encoded by the coding sequence ATGTTTCAGTGTCATATTTGCGGTTCGACGGAATATCGCGATGGGACGGCGCAAGAAATTCTCATGATTGAAGGACATCCGATTTTGGTTGAAAACATACCCGCGATAATTTGCGTTCGTTGCGGCGAGTCTATATTCAGCCGAGAAACAACGGAAAAAATTCGCCAAATGATTCATGGAAACGCACAACCCGTCAAATCGATGACCATGAATGTTTACGAGTATGTTCCGTAA
- a CDS encoding radical SAM protein, translated as MRIYEIYRSIQGESTYAGLPCTFIRTAGCSLRCTYCDTEYALPRQSGSDRNLDDILAEAERLGLDLVEITGGEPLEQKETPELCARLIEKGAKVLIETGGAYRIDALPAEAVKILDIKTPGSGMAQRNDWENLLRLSPQDEIKFVLTNRDDFAWAAKVCSERGLYGAFTILFSPAFDLLPPDQLAAWILAEKIPVRLHLQQHKYIWGKDARGV; from the coding sequence ATGAGAATCTACGAAATTTATCGCAGTATTCAAGGCGAGTCGACTTATGCGGGACTTCCCTGCACGTTCATACGAACGGCGGGGTGTTCATTGCGCTGTACTTATTGCGATACGGAATACGCTCTGCCCCGTCAGTCGGGTTCGGATAGGAATCTGGACGACATTCTAGCTGAAGCGGAACGTTTGGGATTGGATTTGGTGGAGATCACCGGAGGCGAACCGCTGGAACAGAAAGAGACGCCGGAATTATGCGCCAGGCTGATCGAAAAAGGGGCTAAGGTTTTAATTGAAACCGGCGGCGCTTATCGAATCGACGCGCTGCCAGCGGAAGCGGTAAAAATCCTGGATATCAAAACACCCGGCAGCGGCATGGCGCAACGCAACGATTGGGAAAATCTATTGCGCCTCTCGCCTCAAGACGAAATCAAGTTCGTATTAACCAACCGCGATGATTTCGCTTGGGCGGCGAAGGTTTGCTCAGAACGCGGATTGTACGGCGCATTTACGATCTTATTTTCTCCGGCGTTCGATCTCTTGCCGCCGGACCAACTGGCGGCGTGGATTCTCGCAGAAAAAATCCCCGTCCGCCTTCACCTGCAACAACACAAATATATATGGGGAAAGGACGCTCGCGGCGTTTGA
- the queC gene encoding 7-cyano-7-deazaguanine synthase QueC, whose translation MTKETVLPPRAVVLLSGGLDSATALAIAIDEGFECIALSFDYGQRHEIELQSARRVAAALGASEHRIVKFDLRQFGRSALTDNIDVPKNRPLEKMCSEIPVTYVPARNTIFLSFALALAEVSDCRDIFIGVNALDYSGYPDCRPSFIEKFQEMAKAGTKAGAEGGSFYIHTPLISMTKAEIIQRGVALGVDYSLTLSCYDPDDRGRHCGACDSCLLRRKGFQEANVQDPTNYVTLEIRP comes from the coding sequence ATGACGAAGGAAACGGTTTTACCGCCTCGCGCCGTCGTTTTGTTGAGCGGCGGATTGGACTCGGCGACAGCGCTAGCTATCGCCATAGACGAGGGATTCGAATGTATCGCGCTCAGTTTCGATTATGGGCAGCGGCATGAGATCGAATTGCAGTCGGCCCGGCGCGTCGCCGCCGCCTTGGGAGCAAGCGAACACCGGATCGTAAAGTTCGATCTGCGCCAATTCGGGCGATCGGCGCTCACGGATAATATCGACGTTCCCAAAAACCGCCCGCTGGAGAAGATGTGCAGCGAAATACCCGTCACCTATGTTCCGGCGCGTAATACTATCTTTTTGTCTTTTGCGCTGGCGCTGGCAGAAGTTTCCGATTGCCGGGATATCTTCATCGGAGTGAACGCTTTGGATTACAGCGGTTACCCTGATTGCCGCCCTTCGTTTATAGAAAAGTTCCAGGAGATGGCGAAAGCGGGAACCAAGGCGGGCGCGGAAGGCGGTTCTTTTTATATACATACGCCATTGATCTCCATGACCAAAGCGGAAATCATCCAGCGCGGCGTTGCATTGGGCGTGGATTATTCGCTGACGTTGAGTTGTTACGATCCGGACGATCGGGGACGGCATTGCGGGGCGTGCGATAGTTGTTTACTGCGAAGAAAAGGATTCCAGGAAGCCAATGTTCAAGATCCAACCAATTATGTTACTCTCGAAATCCGCCCTTAG
- a CDS encoding DUF2961 domain-containing protein: MLLSKSALRSMGKGKFFAILFFAAISCGPPPPPQSSVSSAPSNTPTPKIAASKQYDTAYFLKRMGDLREFARPHPNEKMILRSSHNSQNGPDDADVFLGAYKLDGDGVEWKALLDEKGPGCITRLWLPSHVKGRLRIYFDNEAKPSIEAPISDFFAGKYKEHFKKMLVFDPEVTPYGYISYFPLPFEKQCAIFTDSQDSNFRYQINVLKLDSSVKTVTFTNELDSSARNALANLDKFMEQFAFSHFAGKPLSEMPSLKIPPKNRKMLINLPGPAALDYFLLHLSPFTDEMLRGLQMKVYWDDILEPAIECSLYDFFCHGGLNLDGWNSLFLGIFKSEGKCFCQFYMPFKQKAQFFLENNTEQEATVSFSYHIDPEKTPDDPLYLFVRTHRRDLIMGYLYPFLEVEGVGNFVGMNIQALSSPTDPPYFYLEGDEYFYVDGENEPAWSGTGLDNYFNSSQHFANVNYFFTPTHGCLSKQFAEKQSSTNCFRFHLLDYIPFQTSLMLVEEVGCPFQYSNVATIDMVNYEWTCYWYGKQAAAKVPRNEELFYFSVNETPEGSPTPDSPIMVNRQVRLRLPRGKWWVHFAPIYNLSDVQHQEVESK; encoded by the coding sequence ATGTTACTCTCGAAATCCGCCCTTAGATCGATGGGAAAAGGGAAATTTTTTGCTATTCTCTTTTTCGCCGCCATCTCTTGCGGCCCTCCTCCTCCCCCCCAATCCTCCGTTTCCTCGGCGCCTTCGAATACTCCTACGCCCAAGATCGCCGCATCGAAGCAATACGATACCGCTTATTTTTTGAAACGCATGGGCGATTTACGCGAGTTCGCCCGTCCTCATCCTAATGAAAAAATGATTCTGCGTTCCAGCCATAACTCGCAAAACGGCCCCGATGACGCCGATGTTTTTCTGGGCGCGTATAAATTGGATGGCGACGGCGTGGAATGGAAAGCGCTCCTGGACGAAAAAGGTCCGGGATGCATCACCCGCTTATGGCTGCCGAGCCATGTGAAAGGACGCTTGCGCATCTATTTCGACAACGAAGCCAAACCGAGCATCGAAGCGCCGATTTCGGATTTCTTTGCGGGCAAATATAAAGAGCATTTCAAAAAAATGCTGGTCTTCGATCCGGAAGTTACTCCGTACGGCTATATTTCGTATTTTCCCCTGCCTTTCGAAAAACAATGCGCGATTTTTACGGACAGCCAAGATTCCAATTTTCGTTATCAAATCAACGTTCTCAAGTTGGACAGTAGTGTAAAAACGGTTACTTTTACGAACGAACTCGATTCATCCGCCCGGAATGCTTTAGCCAATCTCGACAAATTCATGGAGCAATTCGCTTTCAGCCATTTCGCTGGCAAGCCCCTCAGTGAAATGCCATCCCTAAAGATTCCTCCAAAGAATAGAAAGATGCTCATTAATTTACCGGGACCGGCGGCCTTGGATTATTTTCTTCTGCATTTGTCTCCCTTTACGGATGAGATGCTGCGGGGACTGCAAATGAAAGTTTATTGGGACGATATTTTGGAGCCTGCCATCGAATGCAGCCTTTACGATTTCTTTTGTCATGGCGGTCTGAATCTGGATGGATGGAATTCTCTCTTCTTGGGCATTTTCAAAAGCGAGGGCAAATGCTTCTGCCAGTTTTATATGCCATTCAAACAAAAGGCGCAGTTTTTTTTAGAGAATAATACGGAGCAGGAAGCTACCGTCTCGTTTTCCTATCATATCGATCCCGAAAAGACGCCGGACGACCCTCTTTATCTTTTCGTTCGCACCCATCGCCGCGATTTGATAATGGGATATTTGTATCCCTTTCTTGAAGTCGAAGGCGTTGGCAACTTCGTCGGCATGAACATCCAAGCGCTTTCGTCGCCCACCGATCCTCCCTACTTTTATTTGGAGGGCGACGAGTATTTCTACGTAGATGGAGAAAACGAACCCGCCTGGAGCGGAACAGGCCTGGACAATTATTTCAACAGCAGCCAGCACTTCGCAAACGTCAACTACTTCTTTACGCCCACGCACGGATGCCTCTCCAAGCAATTTGCAGAGAAACAAAGCTCAACGAACTGCTTTCGCTTCCATCTGCTCGACTATATTCCTTTCCAGACTTCCTTGATGCTGGTGGAGGAAGTGGGATGTCCTTTTCAATATTCCAATGTCGCGACGATCGATATGGTGAATTACGAATGGACCTGCTATTGGTACGGCAAGCAGGCGGCGGCGAAAGTGCCGCGGAATGAAGAGCTATTTTATTTTTCCGTCAACGAGACGCCGGAGGGTAGTCCAACGCCCGATTCTCCCATTATGGTAAATAGACAAGTTCGGCTGAGACTGCCGAGAGGCAAATGGTGGGTGCATTTCGCCCCCATATACAATCTATCCGACGTGCAGCATCAGGAAGTCGAATCCAAATGA
- a CDS encoding STAS domain-containing protein yields the protein MVTIMAIWHEQKNNCLVIHIDESELTEEILDRMRQVLTVAFLNRLYNLVFDLSACTMIDSYFIGLVISTFREVKELGGNLKCAGVTGQVAHAFEVIRLNKVVDLHETVDDAIRQFEWEALNKAK from the coding sequence TTGGTTACCATTATGGCTATCTGGCACGAGCAGAAAAACAATTGCCTTGTTATTCATATCGATGAAAGCGAATTGACCGAAGAAATCCTCGATCGAATGCGGCAAGTTCTTACGGTAGCTTTTCTCAATCGTCTTTATAACCTCGTATTCGATTTAAGCGCCTGCACCATGATCGACTCTTATTTCATTGGTCTGGTGATCAGCACCTTTCGCGAGGTAAAGGAATTGGGAGGGAATTTGAAATGCGCCGGCGTGACGGGGCAGGTTGCTCATGCTTTTGAAGTGATCCGGCTCAATAAAGTCGTCGATCTTCATGAAACCGTCGATGACGCCATCCGGCAATTCGAATGGGAAGCCTTGAATAAGGCAAAATAA
- a CDS encoding superoxide dismutase: protein MPHVLPPLPYEYNALEPHIDEQTMKLHHDIHHQAYVNGLNTAENKLEEARKNGDFAAVKHWSRELAFHGSGHFLHSIFWENMSPKGGGKPSGELAAAIDKSFGSYESFAAQFKAAANAVEGSGWGILAYQPQSDNLVILQAEKHQNLTQWGVVPLLVLDVWEHAYYLKYQNKRPAYTDAFFQVINWSDAAKRYAAAKK from the coding sequence ATGCCGCACGTTTTACCACCCTTGCCTTACGAATACAACGCTTTAGAACCGCATATCGACGAACAAACCATGAAGCTGCATCATGACATCCATCATCAAGCGTACGTGAATGGTCTTAATACAGCGGAAAACAAATTGGAAGAAGCGCGAAAAAACGGCGATTTCGCCGCCGTGAAGCATTGGAGCCGCGAATTGGCGTTTCATGGATCGGGACATTTTCTGCATTCCATCTTTTGGGAGAATATGAGTCCCAAAGGCGGAGGAAAACCTTCTGGAGAACTGGCCGCCGCAATCGACAAATCCTTCGGAAGTTACGAATCCTTCGCCGCGCAATTCAAAGCTGCCGCCAACGCCGTGGAAGGATCCGGCTGGGGCATTTTGGCTTACCAGCCGCAATCGGATAACCTGGTCATTCTGCAAGCAGAAAAACATCAAAACCTTACGCAATGGGGAGTCGTTCCCTTGCTGGTTCTCGATGTTTGGGAACATGCTTATTACCTGAAATACCAGAATAAGCGTCCCGCCTATACGGATGCGTTTTTCCAGGTAATCAATTGGAGCGATGCGGCGAAACGTTATGCCGCCGCCAAGAAATAA